The following are encoded in a window of Rosa chinensis cultivar Old Blush chromosome 4, RchiOBHm-V2, whole genome shotgun sequence genomic DNA:
- the LOC112197854 gene encoding rust resistance kinase Lr10 isoform X4, whose amino-acid sequence MCQDEKEEGKCAKAGDQISILKLGLGAVAGVVALAVISCLIFWKKKKRQDHLNVEAFLRNYWPLHVKRYSYSDVRKMTNSFKKKLGQGGYGGVYKGELKDGRLVAVKVLNRSKGNGEEFMNEVAAISRTSHVNIVSLLGFCFEGSKRALIYEFMPNGSLEKFIFDANNPRKDHNLGWEALEQISLGIARGLEYLHRGCNTRILHFDIKPHNILLDENFLPKISDFGLAKICDRKESIVSMLYARGTAGYIAPEVFCRNFGGVSHKSDVYSYGMMLSEMAGGRRNINVEVEDTSEIYFPHWIYNRLEMDQELGLQSIMNEEDKVRARKLIIVSLWCIQTDPSNRPAIREVIEMLEGSVESLQMPPKPYLSSPPKSPVVVLDSSTTLVSI is encoded by the exons GTGATCAGATATCCATATTGAAGCTAGGACTAG GTGCAGTGGCTGGCGTTGTGGCTCTAGCGGTTATCTCTTGCTTAAtcttttggaagaagaagaaacggCAAGATCATCTAAATGTTGAGGCTTTTCTAAGGAACTACTGGCCACTTCATGTTAAAAGATACAGTTATTCGGATGTCCGGAAAATGACCAACTCCTTCAAAAAAAAGTTGGGGCAAGGGGGCTATGGTGGTGTATACAAAGGAGAGTTAAAAGATGGTCGTCTTGTAGCAGTAAAGGTCTTGAACAGATCAAAAGGTAATGGAGAAGAGTTCATGAATGAGGTTGCAGCCATTAGTAGAACTTCCCATGTCAATATTGTCAGCTTGTTGGGATTTTGTTTTGAGGGTTCAAAAAGAGCTCTCATATATGAATTCATGCCTAATGGATCTCTTGAGAAGTTCATATTTGATGCAAATAACCCCCGAAAAGATCATAACTTGGGATGGGAAGCATTGGAACAAATTTCACTTGGCATTGCTCGGGGTCTAGAATACTTGCATCGTGGCTGCAACACAAGAATTTTGCATTTCGACATCAAGCCTCATAACATTCTTCTTGATGAGAACTTCTTGCCTAAGATCTCTGATTTCGGCCTTGCCAAAATATGTGACAGGAAAGAGAGTATTGTGTCTATGTTATATGCAAGAGGTACAGCTGGATACATTGCTCCAGAGGTGTTCTGTAGAAACTTTGGAGGTGTCTCACACAAATCAGATGTGTATAGTTATGGAATGATGCTTTCGGAGATGGCCGGGGGAAGACGGAACATCAATGTTGAAGTTGAAGATACTAGTGAGATATATTTTCCACACTGGATTTACAATCGTCTTGAAATGGATCAAGAACTTGGTCTGCAAAGCATCATGAATGAGGAGGACAAAGTAAGGGCAAGGAAACTGATAATAGTGAGCTTGTGGTGCATACAAACTGACCCTTCAAACCGGCCAGCGATTAGAGAAGTTATAGAAATGTTGGAAGGGAGTGTTGAGTCCTTGCAGATGCCACCAAAGCCTTATTTGTCTTCTCCTCCAAAATCTCCTGTAGTGGTATTGGATTCTTCTACTACATTGGTATCAATATAA
- the LOC112199657 gene encoding LOW QUALITY PROTEIN: probable protein phosphatase 2C 15 (The sequence of the model RefSeq protein was modified relative to this genomic sequence to represent the inferred CDS: inserted 2 bases in 2 codons), with protein sequence MAQTAPPPPSRRRLLQNPTAFKPPTPAEIQQIATLVLFVVGQENKSSYQIEEGGLIIVSDGIWDALSSEEAAKSCRGLPAELAARQVVKEALRSXGLKDDTTCIVVDIIPPDNSVQPTTPPKKQTXLRALLFRKKSRDSSHKLSKKLSAVGIVEELFEEGSATLAERLGNDECMAQSTTSGPFMCAVCQVGLAPSEGISVHAGSICSMSSKPWQGPFLCSDCRNKKDAMEGKRPSGVRVV encoded by the exons ATGGCACAGACAGCTCCACCACCACCGTCGCGCCGCCGCCTCTTGCAGAACCCGACCGCCTTCAAGCCACCAACCCCGGCAGAGATCCAGCAAATCGCTAC ATTGGTCCTCTTCGTTGTTGGCCAGGAG AACAAGTCAAG CTATCAAATAGAGGAGGGAGGACTCATAATTGTTTCTGATGGCATCTGGGATGCCCTATCCTCAGAAGAGGCAGCAAAATCTTGCCGTGGGTTGCCTGCTGAACTTGCTGCTAGACAAGTAGTGAAG GAGGCTTTAAGGT TGGGTTTAAAGGATGATACAACCTGTATAGTTGTTGACATAATCCCTCCTGATAACTCGGTACAGCCTACAACTCCCCCAAAAAAGCAGA AGCTGAGGGCCCTGTTGTTCAGGAAGAAGTCACGTGATTCTTCTCATAAACTATCCAAGAAGCTATCAGCTGTGGGTATTGTGGAAGAACTATTTGAAGAAGGCTCTGCCACGCTTGCTGAAAG GCTGGGCAATGATGAGTGCATGGCACAATCAACAACATCTGGGCCGTTTATGTGTGCTGTATGCCAAGTTGGCCTCGCACCGAGTGAGGGTATATCTGTTCATGCTGGTTCCATCTGCTCCATGAGTTCAAAGCCTTGGCAAGGGCCTTTCCTCTGTTCTGATTGTCGTAATAAGAAGGATGCCATGGAAGGAAAACGCCCTAGCGGAGTAAGAGTAGTGTAA
- the LOC112197856 gene encoding rust resistance kinase Lr10 isoform X1, whose amino-acid sequence MAPFTLFISFLLTNLAVLHSAEEEKIHTSCSPYYFCNDQIGSISFPFRYKEHPRECGLYSVDCSEPPKIQLKEGGYWHEFESLSLSNKIISINDKELQQRLERDSCDDESLDYLSLPGPSPISDVSTPSNLTLFKCSNTPNPTNPDLELCCRGASHTYYYNSSNQTPIPPPLCSVVQLPRLPGWYPLNQHHSNLTVNFTVQVTVSKKCSKCYDRGGICLAHEGESDCSVALKGGQIWRLKLGLAGAVAGIVALVVISCCFFWTKKRQDRLNVEVFLRNYGPLQVKRYSYSDVKKMANSFKKKLGQGGYGGVYKGELKDGRLVAVKVLNRSKGDGEEFMNEVAAISRTSHVNIVSLLGFCFEGSKRALIYEFMPNGSLEKFIFDADNPQKDHHLGWEALDRISIGIARGLEYLHRGCNTRILHFDIKPHNVLLDENFSPKISDFGLAKICDRKESIVSMLGARGTAGYIAPEVFCRNFGGVSHKSDVYSYGMMLSEMVGGRRNINVQADNSSEIYFPHWIYKRLELDQELGLQSIVNEEDKLRAKKMIIVSLWCIQTDPSNRPAMKEVIEMLEGNVESLQMPPKPYLSSPPKSPAVTDSSTTLVSIQ is encoded by the exons ATGGCTCCTTTCACTTTGTTTATTTCATTTCTTCTCACTAATCTTGCTGTTCTTCACTCTGCTGAAGAAGAGAAAATCCACACAAGTTGTTCCCCCTACTACTTTTGTAATGATCAAATAGGCAGCATCTCTTTCCCTTTCAGATATAAGGAACATCCTCGTGAATGCGGATTGTATTCTGTTGATTGTTCTGAACCTCCGAAGATCCAACTCAAAGAGGGAGGATACTGGCATGAATTTGAAAGCTTATCTCTGTCGAATAAGATCATCTCGATCAATGACAAAGAGCTTCAGCAGCGACTGGAAAGAGATTCCTGCGATGATGAAAGCCTCGACTATTTAAGTCTTCCCGGCCCTTCTCCAATATCTGATGTGTCCACCCCATCCAATCTCACCCTGTTCAAATGCAGCAACACGCCGAACCCAACTAATCCGGATCTTGAACTCTGCTGCAGAGGTGCTTCCCATACCTATTATTATAATTCTTCCAATCAGACACCAATACCTCCTCCGCTGTGTTCAGTTGTTCAGCTCCCCCGTCTTCCGGGTTGGTATCCTTTGAATCAACATCACTCTAACCTCACTGTTAACTTCACCGTTCAAGTGACAGTATCCAAAAAATGTTCTAAATGCTATGATAGAGGAGGCATATGCCTGGCACACGAGGGAGAATCTGATTGTTCAGTCGCACTAAAAG GAGGTCAGATATGGAGATTGAAGCTAGGACTAG CAGGTGCAGTGGCTGGCATTGTGGCTCTAGTGGTTATTTCTTGCTGCTTCTTTTGGACGAAGAAACGGCAAGATCGTCTAAATGTTGAGGTCTTTCTAAGGAACTACGGGCCACTTCAAGTTAAAAGATACAGCTATTCGGATGTCAAGAAAATGGCCAACTCCTTCAAGAAAAAGTTGGGACAAGGGGGTTATGGTGGTGTATACAAAGGAGAGTTAAAAGATGGCCGTCTTGTAGCAGTGAAGGTCTTGAACAGATCAAAAGGTGATGGAGAAGAATTTATGAACGAGGTCGCAGCCATTAGTAGAACTTCCCATGTCAATATTGTCAGCTTGTTGGGATTTTGTTTTGAGGGTTCAAAAAGAGCTCTCATCTATGAATTCATGCCTAATGGATCTCTTGAGAAGTTCATATTTGATGCAGATAACCCCCAAAAAGATCATCACTTGGGATGGGAAGCATTAGATAGAATTTCAATTGGCATTGCTCGAGGACTGGAGTATCTACATCGTGGCTGCAACACAAGAATTTTGCATTTCGACATTAAGCCTCACAACGTTCTTCTTGACGAGAACTTCTCACCGAAAATCTCTGATTTTGGCCTTGCCAAAATATGTGACAGGAAGGAGAGTATTGTATCGATGTTGGGTGCAAGAGGTACTGCTGGATACATTGCTCCAGAGGTGTTCTGTAGAAACTTTGGAGGGGTCTCCCACAAATCCGATGTGTATAGTTATGGAATGATGCTTTCGGAGATGGTTGGAGGAAGAaggaacatcaatgttcaagcTGATAATAGTAGTGAGATATACTTTCCACACTGGATTTACAAGCGTCTTGAATTGGATCAAGAACTTGGCCTACAGAGCATCGTGAATGAGGAAGACAAACTAAGAGCAAAGAAGATGATAATCGTGAGTTTGTGGTGCATACAAACTGACCCTTCAAACAGGCCAGCCATGAAAGAAGTCATAGAAATGTTGGAAGGGAATGTGGAGTCCTTGCAAATGCCACCTAAGCCTTACTTATCTTCTCCTCCTAAATCCCCTGCGGTGACAGATTCTTCTACTACATTGGTTTCAATACAATAG
- the LOC112197856 gene encoding rust resistance kinase Lr10 isoform X2, translating into MAPFTLFISFLLTNLAVLHSAEEEKIHTSCSPYYFCNDQIGSISFPFRYKEHPRECGLYSVDCSEPPKIQLKEGGYWHEFESLSLSNKIISINDKELQQRLERDSCDDESLDYLSLPGPSPISDVSTPSNLTLFKCSNTPNPTNPDLELCCRGASHTYYYNSSNQTPIPPPLCSVVQLPRLPGWYPLNQHHSNLTVNFTVQVTVSKKCSKCYDRGGICLAHEGESDCSVALKGGQIWRLKLGLGAVAGIVALVVISCCFFWTKKRQDRLNVEVFLRNYGPLQVKRYSYSDVKKMANSFKKKLGQGGYGGVYKGELKDGRLVAVKVLNRSKGDGEEFMNEVAAISRTSHVNIVSLLGFCFEGSKRALIYEFMPNGSLEKFIFDADNPQKDHHLGWEALDRISIGIARGLEYLHRGCNTRILHFDIKPHNVLLDENFSPKISDFGLAKICDRKESIVSMLGARGTAGYIAPEVFCRNFGGVSHKSDVYSYGMMLSEMVGGRRNINVQADNSSEIYFPHWIYKRLELDQELGLQSIVNEEDKLRAKKMIIVSLWCIQTDPSNRPAMKEVIEMLEGNVESLQMPPKPYLSSPPKSPAVTDSSTTLVSIQ; encoded by the exons ATGGCTCCTTTCACTTTGTTTATTTCATTTCTTCTCACTAATCTTGCTGTTCTTCACTCTGCTGAAGAAGAGAAAATCCACACAAGTTGTTCCCCCTACTACTTTTGTAATGATCAAATAGGCAGCATCTCTTTCCCTTTCAGATATAAGGAACATCCTCGTGAATGCGGATTGTATTCTGTTGATTGTTCTGAACCTCCGAAGATCCAACTCAAAGAGGGAGGATACTGGCATGAATTTGAAAGCTTATCTCTGTCGAATAAGATCATCTCGATCAATGACAAAGAGCTTCAGCAGCGACTGGAAAGAGATTCCTGCGATGATGAAAGCCTCGACTATTTAAGTCTTCCCGGCCCTTCTCCAATATCTGATGTGTCCACCCCATCCAATCTCACCCTGTTCAAATGCAGCAACACGCCGAACCCAACTAATCCGGATCTTGAACTCTGCTGCAGAGGTGCTTCCCATACCTATTATTATAATTCTTCCAATCAGACACCAATACCTCCTCCGCTGTGTTCAGTTGTTCAGCTCCCCCGTCTTCCGGGTTGGTATCCTTTGAATCAACATCACTCTAACCTCACTGTTAACTTCACCGTTCAAGTGACAGTATCCAAAAAATGTTCTAAATGCTATGATAGAGGAGGCATATGCCTGGCACACGAGGGAGAATCTGATTGTTCAGTCGCACTAAAAG GAGGTCAGATATGGAGATTGAAGCTAGGACTAG GTGCAGTGGCTGGCATTGTGGCTCTAGTGGTTATTTCTTGCTGCTTCTTTTGGACGAAGAAACGGCAAGATCGTCTAAATGTTGAGGTCTTTCTAAGGAACTACGGGCCACTTCAAGTTAAAAGATACAGCTATTCGGATGTCAAGAAAATGGCCAACTCCTTCAAGAAAAAGTTGGGACAAGGGGGTTATGGTGGTGTATACAAAGGAGAGTTAAAAGATGGCCGTCTTGTAGCAGTGAAGGTCTTGAACAGATCAAAAGGTGATGGAGAAGAATTTATGAACGAGGTCGCAGCCATTAGTAGAACTTCCCATGTCAATATTGTCAGCTTGTTGGGATTTTGTTTTGAGGGTTCAAAAAGAGCTCTCATCTATGAATTCATGCCTAATGGATCTCTTGAGAAGTTCATATTTGATGCAGATAACCCCCAAAAAGATCATCACTTGGGATGGGAAGCATTAGATAGAATTTCAATTGGCATTGCTCGAGGACTGGAGTATCTACATCGTGGCTGCAACACAAGAATTTTGCATTTCGACATTAAGCCTCACAACGTTCTTCTTGACGAGAACTTCTCACCGAAAATCTCTGATTTTGGCCTTGCCAAAATATGTGACAGGAAGGAGAGTATTGTATCGATGTTGGGTGCAAGAGGTACTGCTGGATACATTGCTCCAGAGGTGTTCTGTAGAAACTTTGGAGGGGTCTCCCACAAATCCGATGTGTATAGTTATGGAATGATGCTTTCGGAGATGGTTGGAGGAAGAaggaacatcaatgttcaagcTGATAATAGTAGTGAGATATACTTTCCACACTGGATTTACAAGCGTCTTGAATTGGATCAAGAACTTGGCCTACAGAGCATCGTGAATGAGGAAGACAAACTAAGAGCAAAGAAGATGATAATCGTGAGTTTGTGGTGCATACAAACTGACCCTTCAAACAGGCCAGCCATGAAAGAAGTCATAGAAATGTTGGAAGGGAATGTGGAGTCCTTGCAAATGCCACCTAAGCCTTACTTATCTTCTCCTCCTAAATCCCCTGCGGTGACAGATTCTTCTACTACATTGGTTTCAATACAATAG
- the LOC112197856 gene encoding rust resistance kinase Lr10 isoform X4, whose protein sequence is MKSRKPINPEKKSQIFLVESPSPIPLHLNIHKSATRKFSIHWKQEKNPSFCVQNFITEEDQPKQESKKERNRWHQQQLQRDDPNSYRNLNRGQIWRLKLGLGAVAGIVALVVISCCFFWTKKRQDRLNVEVFLRNYGPLQVKRYSYSDVKKMANSFKKKLGQGGYGGVYKGELKDGRLVAVKVLNRSKGDGEEFMNEVAAISRTSHVNIVSLLGFCFEGSKRALIYEFMPNGSLEKFIFDADNPQKDHHLGWEALDRISIGIARGLEYLHRGCNTRILHFDIKPHNVLLDENFSPKISDFGLAKICDRKESIVSMLGARGTAGYIAPEVFCRNFGGVSHKSDVYSYGMMLSEMVGGRRNINVQADNSSEIYFPHWIYKRLELDQELGLQSIVNEEDKLRAKKMIIVSLWCIQTDPSNRPAMKEVIEMLEGNVESLQMPPKPYLSSPPKSPAVTDSSTTLVSIQ, encoded by the exons ATGAAGAGCAGAAAACCCATCAACCCAGAAAAGAAATCCCAAATCTTCCTCGTTGAATCGCCCAGCCCAATTCCTCTTCACCTAAACATCCACAAATCTGCtaccagaaaattttctattcACTGGAAACAAGAAAAGAATCCATCTTTTTGTGTGCAAAACTTCATCACAGAGGAAGATCAACCAAAACAAGagtcaaagaaagaaagaaacagatgGCATCAGCAGCAACTGCAG AGAGATGACCCAAACTCATATCGGAACCTCAACC GAGGTCAGATATGGAGATTGAAGCTAGGACTAG GTGCAGTGGCTGGCATTGTGGCTCTAGTGGTTATTTCTTGCTGCTTCTTTTGGACGAAGAAACGGCAAGATCGTCTAAATGTTGAGGTCTTTCTAAGGAACTACGGGCCACTTCAAGTTAAAAGATACAGCTATTCGGATGTCAAGAAAATGGCCAACTCCTTCAAGAAAAAGTTGGGACAAGGGGGTTATGGTGGTGTATACAAAGGAGAGTTAAAAGATGGCCGTCTTGTAGCAGTGAAGGTCTTGAACAGATCAAAAGGTGATGGAGAAGAATTTATGAACGAGGTCGCAGCCATTAGTAGAACTTCCCATGTCAATATTGTCAGCTTGTTGGGATTTTGTTTTGAGGGTTCAAAAAGAGCTCTCATCTATGAATTCATGCCTAATGGATCTCTTGAGAAGTTCATATTTGATGCAGATAACCCCCAAAAAGATCATCACTTGGGATGGGAAGCATTAGATAGAATTTCAATTGGCATTGCTCGAGGACTGGAGTATCTACATCGTGGCTGCAACACAAGAATTTTGCATTTCGACATTAAGCCTCACAACGTTCTTCTTGACGAGAACTTCTCACCGAAAATCTCTGATTTTGGCCTTGCCAAAATATGTGACAGGAAGGAGAGTATTGTATCGATGTTGGGTGCAAGAGGTACTGCTGGATACATTGCTCCAGAGGTGTTCTGTAGAAACTTTGGAGGGGTCTCCCACAAATCCGATGTGTATAGTTATGGAATGATGCTTTCGGAGATGGTTGGAGGAAGAaggaacatcaatgttcaagcTGATAATAGTAGTGAGATATACTTTCCACACTGGATTTACAAGCGTCTTGAATTGGATCAAGAACTTGGCCTACAGAGCATCGTGAATGAGGAAGACAAACTAAGAGCAAAGAAGATGATAATCGTGAGTTTGTGGTGCATACAAACTGACCCTTCAAACAGGCCAGCCATGAAAGAAGTCATAGAAATGTTGGAAGGGAATGTGGAGTCCTTGCAAATGCCACCTAAGCCTTACTTATCTTCTCCTCCTAAATCCCCTGCGGTGACAGATTCTTCTACTACATTGGTTTCAATACAATAG
- the LOC112197856 gene encoding rust resistance kinase Lr10 isoform X3, translating into MKSRKPINPEKKSQIFLVESPSPIPLHLNIHKSATRKFSIHWKQEKNPSFCVQNFITEEDQPKQESKKERNRWHQQQLQRDDPNSYRNLNRGQIWRLKLGLAGAVAGIVALVVISCCFFWTKKRQDRLNVEVFLRNYGPLQVKRYSYSDVKKMANSFKKKLGQGGYGGVYKGELKDGRLVAVKVLNRSKGDGEEFMNEVAAISRTSHVNIVSLLGFCFEGSKRALIYEFMPNGSLEKFIFDADNPQKDHHLGWEALDRISIGIARGLEYLHRGCNTRILHFDIKPHNVLLDENFSPKISDFGLAKICDRKESIVSMLGARGTAGYIAPEVFCRNFGGVSHKSDVYSYGMMLSEMVGGRRNINVQADNSSEIYFPHWIYKRLELDQELGLQSIVNEEDKLRAKKMIIVSLWCIQTDPSNRPAMKEVIEMLEGNVESLQMPPKPYLSSPPKSPAVTDSSTTLVSIQ; encoded by the exons ATGAAGAGCAGAAAACCCATCAACCCAGAAAAGAAATCCCAAATCTTCCTCGTTGAATCGCCCAGCCCAATTCCTCTTCACCTAAACATCCACAAATCTGCtaccagaaaattttctattcACTGGAAACAAGAAAAGAATCCATCTTTTTGTGTGCAAAACTTCATCACAGAGGAAGATCAACCAAAACAAGagtcaaagaaagaaagaaacagatgGCATCAGCAGCAACTGCAG AGAGATGACCCAAACTCATATCGGAACCTCAACC GAGGTCAGATATGGAGATTGAAGCTAGGACTAG CAGGTGCAGTGGCTGGCATTGTGGCTCTAGTGGTTATTTCTTGCTGCTTCTTTTGGACGAAGAAACGGCAAGATCGTCTAAATGTTGAGGTCTTTCTAAGGAACTACGGGCCACTTCAAGTTAAAAGATACAGCTATTCGGATGTCAAGAAAATGGCCAACTCCTTCAAGAAAAAGTTGGGACAAGGGGGTTATGGTGGTGTATACAAAGGAGAGTTAAAAGATGGCCGTCTTGTAGCAGTGAAGGTCTTGAACAGATCAAAAGGTGATGGAGAAGAATTTATGAACGAGGTCGCAGCCATTAGTAGAACTTCCCATGTCAATATTGTCAGCTTGTTGGGATTTTGTTTTGAGGGTTCAAAAAGAGCTCTCATCTATGAATTCATGCCTAATGGATCTCTTGAGAAGTTCATATTTGATGCAGATAACCCCCAAAAAGATCATCACTTGGGATGGGAAGCATTAGATAGAATTTCAATTGGCATTGCTCGAGGACTGGAGTATCTACATCGTGGCTGCAACACAAGAATTTTGCATTTCGACATTAAGCCTCACAACGTTCTTCTTGACGAGAACTTCTCACCGAAAATCTCTGATTTTGGCCTTGCCAAAATATGTGACAGGAAGGAGAGTATTGTATCGATGTTGGGTGCAAGAGGTACTGCTGGATACATTGCTCCAGAGGTGTTCTGTAGAAACTTTGGAGGGGTCTCCCACAAATCCGATGTGTATAGTTATGGAATGATGCTTTCGGAGATGGTTGGAGGAAGAaggaacatcaatgttcaagcTGATAATAGTAGTGAGATATACTTTCCACACTGGATTTACAAGCGTCTTGAATTGGATCAAGAACTTGGCCTACAGAGCATCGTGAATGAGGAAGACAAACTAAGAGCAAAGAAGATGATAATCGTGAGTTTGTGGTGCATACAAACTGACCCTTCAAACAGGCCAGCCATGAAAGAAGTCATAGAAATGTTGGAAGGGAATGTGGAGTCCTTGCAAATGCCACCTAAGCCTTACTTATCTTCTCCTCCTAAATCCCCTGCGGTGACAGATTCTTCTACTACATTGGTTTCAATACAATAG
- the LOC112197856 gene encoding rust resistance kinase Lr10 isoform X5: MANSFKKKLGQGGYGGVYKGELKDGRLVAVKVLNRSKGDGEEFMNEVAAISRTSHVNIVSLLGFCFEGSKRALIYEFMPNGSLEKFIFDADNPQKDHHLGWEALDRISIGIARGLEYLHRGCNTRILHFDIKPHNVLLDENFSPKISDFGLAKICDRKESIVSMLGARGTAGYIAPEVFCRNFGGVSHKSDVYSYGMMLSEMVGGRRNINVQADNSSEIYFPHWIYKRLELDQELGLQSIVNEEDKLRAKKMIIVSLWCIQTDPSNRPAMKEVIEMLEGNVESLQMPPKPYLSSPPKSPAVTDSSTTLVSIQ, translated from the coding sequence ATGGCCAACTCCTTCAAGAAAAAGTTGGGACAAGGGGGTTATGGTGGTGTATACAAAGGAGAGTTAAAAGATGGCCGTCTTGTAGCAGTGAAGGTCTTGAACAGATCAAAAGGTGATGGAGAAGAATTTATGAACGAGGTCGCAGCCATTAGTAGAACTTCCCATGTCAATATTGTCAGCTTGTTGGGATTTTGTTTTGAGGGTTCAAAAAGAGCTCTCATCTATGAATTCATGCCTAATGGATCTCTTGAGAAGTTCATATTTGATGCAGATAACCCCCAAAAAGATCATCACTTGGGATGGGAAGCATTAGATAGAATTTCAATTGGCATTGCTCGAGGACTGGAGTATCTACATCGTGGCTGCAACACAAGAATTTTGCATTTCGACATTAAGCCTCACAACGTTCTTCTTGACGAGAACTTCTCACCGAAAATCTCTGATTTTGGCCTTGCCAAAATATGTGACAGGAAGGAGAGTATTGTATCGATGTTGGGTGCAAGAGGTACTGCTGGATACATTGCTCCAGAGGTGTTCTGTAGAAACTTTGGAGGGGTCTCCCACAAATCCGATGTGTATAGTTATGGAATGATGCTTTCGGAGATGGTTGGAGGAAGAaggaacatcaatgttcaagcTGATAATAGTAGTGAGATATACTTTCCACACTGGATTTACAAGCGTCTTGAATTGGATCAAGAACTTGGCCTACAGAGCATCGTGAATGAGGAAGACAAACTAAGAGCAAAGAAGATGATAATCGTGAGTTTGTGGTGCATACAAACTGACCCTTCAAACAGGCCAGCCATGAAAGAAGTCATAGAAATGTTGGAAGGGAATGTGGAGTCCTTGCAAATGCCACCTAAGCCTTACTTATCTTCTCCTCCTAAATCCCCTGCGGTGACAGATTCTTCTACTACATTGGTTTCAATACAATAG